The DNA segment AACTTGTGAGAATCGTTCGATTCCGGCCTGCTTTTGGAATGGTTTCCCTGGCATGAATCCGGACGGCTACAGTGTGTCGTATTAAGTTGTTGATGGAAATGTTCGGTTCGACGACGGTATTACGGGCACCGGGAGGGTCCGCGAAAATGCCTCCCTTTTCAAAACCTTTTTGTACGCAGGAGACGCGATGAAAGTACGGATTACCAGGCGCGATCTGATCGTGCCGGCGCTGGCGGCAGGCATGCTGGCGACAGTAGCCGGCGGGACGCTTATGGCGTCTGATCACCAGCAGACAGTTGTAACGGAAGTAAACCCGAGATTCGACATCACCGATGTCTGGGTTTTTCCAGGAAAGCCAAACCGTGTTTCCCTGCTGGTAACCACCAGCTCGCCACTTTCGCCGGCGCAGACAGACACCCACGCATTCGGAGATATCAGCGAAGAGCTCTATCAGATCAAGATCGACAACAATCAGGATCTCCAGGAAGATCTCGTTTTCCAGATCACGTTCACCGGTCCGAGAAACGCGCAGATCGTCACTGTCAGGGGCCCGGTTGCCCCGAATGAAGTCGGCAACGCAGCGGGTACCGTCCACGCAACGCTCCTGACTTCGCCCATCGTCGCCACCGGCCCCGTCAACACGCTGCTCGGCTCGGCCGATGGTATTCAGGTTTTCGCGGGCGCGACCGAAGATCCGTTCTTCATCGATCTCGAACAGTTCTTCCGCATTGTTCCCGATCGCAAGCCTGCGTTTGCGGAGCCGCTGGCAAGTCTGCCCAACGAACAGAACGCGACGTCGTTCCGTGAAAAACCGGCCCCTGATTTCATCGCCGGCTTCAACGGTCTGTCGATCGCTATCGAAGTTCCCAAGGAACTGCTCACCGCGGGTGGCTCGCGTCCTCGCTTCGGCGTCTGGGCGACTACCAGCCGCAACACTGCCCTCTAAGCAGCCCATCCCAGATACCCAGATAAGGAGCAACAATAATGTCGAGCAAGAAAAATCGGGCCGGGGCCGCTATGATGCTGGCTTTGGTGGCCGTCGGCTGCAGCGAAGGCACCAAGCAGCCTGACAACATTGCCGGACCAGACGTGTCCGCCGCAGTGCAGGCCCAGACGACCTTTCGCCAGGTCGAGCAGCTTGGAAACCCGCTCGTGCAGGAAGTGACGATCGTGAAGGCACGACACGTCCTGTATGACAGAACGATGCCTTACAACGAGGCAGAGTTCCGCCCGGAGACGGAGGCGTTTATCCGGGACGTTGCTGGTCGTCCGGCAGACTACGCCGCGACGGTTGCCGGTCTGCTGTACCCGGATATGATCATGGTCAACACTCTCCAGCCGGAAGAGACCGCTGGTTACCAGTCAATTGCGCTTGCCAACGGCTGGGGCGGGCGGAAGCTGTCTGACGATGTTGTAGACATTTCGCTGGTCGCGGTATTCAGCTCGCTGCTTGACCCGCGTGGCGCTTCGTGCGCTCCGTTCCAGCTGCCGCTGTGCACCGACAACGTCGATGCCAACGACAAGGCGTTCCTGGCGAACTTCCCGTACTTCGCCGCCCGCAACTAGCGGGGCGTCAAGTATAAGGGTTGCGAACCGGAGCATCGGTATGGCCGGTTGTCCTCAAAGCAATGAGGGCAACCGGCCAAGTCGCATCTAGGATCGCCATATGACTAATCGAAGCAAGGCAATGTTGTTTGCTGCCGTCGTTGGCGCCGGGCTAACCGGTTGGTGGGCCGTGGAGAGTCTCACGGCCGCTGGCCGCGGCTCATCGAATACAGGCCTTGGTGCGGCGGCTGCCGAGTTTGCCGCGCTCGAACAGGACATCGTGTTCTACGAACGTCGTGCGGCGAATGACACGCTGAGCGCGACAGATCGGGCAAAGCTCGCCGCACTTTATCTGCAGCGCGCGCGGGAGACCGGAGATTACTCCGATGTTCTTCGGGCAGAGACGCTGGCACGCAGGTCGCTTGCGCTCCGAACCGCCCACAACGTCGCGACGAATATGATCCTCGCCAACAGCCTGGTCGAACAGCACCGGTTCGCCGAGGCTCGCGAAATCGCGCAGCTGCTCGTGCAACAATCTCGTGGAGACCCTGACTTCGACCATTACCTTGCCCTTCTGGGAGAGGTGAGTCTGGAGGCAGGTGATTACGATGGCGCGCGTGCAGCTTTCGATTCGTTG comes from the Gemmatimonadaceae bacterium genome and includes:
- a CDS encoding DUF4331 family protein — translated: MKVRITRRDLIVPALAAGMLATVAGGTLMASDHQQTVVTEVNPRFDITDVWVFPGKPNRVSLLVTTSSPLSPAQTDTHAFGDISEELYQIKIDNNQDLQEDLVFQITFTGPRNAQIVTVRGPVAPNEVGNAAGTVHATLLTSPIVATGPVNTLLGSADGIQVFAGATEDPFFIDLEQFFRIVPDRKPAFAEPLASLPNEQNATSFREKPAPDFIAGFNGLSIAIEVPKELLTAGGSRPRFGVWATTSRNTAL
- a CDS encoding DUF4331 family protein, encoding MSSKKNRAGAAMMLALVAVGCSEGTKQPDNIAGPDVSAAVQAQTTFRQVEQLGNPLVQEVTIVKARHVLYDRTMPYNEAEFRPETEAFIRDVAGRPADYAATVAGLLYPDMIMVNTLQPEETAGYQSIALANGWGGRKLSDDVVDISLVAVFSSLLDPRGASCAPFQLPLCTDNVDANDKAFLANFPYFAARN